Proteins encoded by one window of Candidatus Paceibacterota bacterium:
- a CDS encoding radical SAM protein, with the protein MKTDIKKNILLVVLPYLLKRDDLVRTKLRSFKAFPYGVLSIASYLKKKAGDSVNVQVLDCNLDDERDVDLIIKKKITEFKPDIVGLSMMFDNSYVYVKDISSVIKKYNEDVVVVLGGSAATSSYTTIMNEQDNLDAICFYEGEMPFLKMVQSENVLDFLENDPSWITKKSLDEGREPQKSSIQDLDEVIDIDYSFVDVSNYAMKEAFSPFADKIEDRKQFFLVTSRGCPYNCVFCMRSADKEKVIRYASVDRVIKHVRYLVSEYGMNILTIYDDQILLNKERAKQLFREFAQFNLRIECPNGLSVAFMDEELISLMRKAGMDTVNLAIESGSSHVLNKIINKPLRLDMVKPVVQNLRKYGFWIHGYFVTGLPGERDEHRDETVRFINGVGLDWSGFSVAIPTRGSRLFKICIEKGYIDKNVGIGEIDAGKIAINTPEYSSEYVKDKTYLMNLDVNFVNNYRMKNREYRVAADAFSDVIERYDDHAFAYYYLSKALYALHENQKAQDALNKYNGILNKDATWKRYAEYFRIN; encoded by the coding sequence ATGAAAACTGATATAAAGAAAAATATCCTTCTTGTTGTCTTACCGTATTTATTAAAACGCGATGATCTTGTACGCACTAAGCTAAGGAGCTTTAAGGCATTTCCTTATGGCGTTCTCTCAATTGCATCGTACTTAAAAAAGAAGGCTGGTGATAGTGTAAACGTACAAGTGTTAGATTGCAACCTCGATGACGAAAGAGATGTGGATTTAATAATTAAGAAAAAAATAACAGAATTCAAACCGGACATAGTCGGATTATCGATGATGTTTGATAATTCCTATGTTTACGTGAAGGATATTTCTTCCGTAATAAAAAAATATAACGAAGATGTTGTTGTCGTTTTGGGTGGATCGGCTGCAACGTCGTCCTATACTACAATAATGAATGAGCAGGATAATCTCGATGCTATTTGTTTTTATGAAGGAGAAATGCCATTTCTAAAAATGGTTCAAAGCGAGAATGTACTTGACTTTTTGGAAAATGATCCATCATGGATCACAAAAAAATCTTTGGACGAAGGAAGAGAACCTCAGAAATCGTCAATTCAAGATCTGGATGAAGTAATTGATATAGACTACAGTTTTGTCGATGTTTCGAATTATGCCATGAAAGAAGCATTCTCTCCATTTGCCGATAAAATAGAAGATAGGAAGCAATTCTTTCTTGTCACATCCCGCGGATGTCCCTATAACTGTGTATTCTGTATGCGGTCTGCGGACAAGGAAAAGGTCATTCGATATGCGAGCGTAGATCGGGTGATTAAGCATGTAAGATATCTGGTATCTGAATATGGCATGAATATATTAACGATATATGACGATCAGATCCTGTTGAATAAGGAAAGGGCTAAACAATTATTCAGGGAGTTTGCCCAATTTAATCTGAGGATTGAATGTCCTAATGGTTTGTCGGTTGCGTTTATGGATGAGGAGCTAATAAGTTTAATGAGAAAAGCCGGAATGGACACAGTAAACTTGGCTATTGAATCCGGATCGTCCCATGTGCTCAATAAAATTATTAATAAGCCATTGAGGCTTGATATGGTAAAACCGGTCGTTCAAAATCTTAGAAAGTATGGTTTTTGGATCCATGGGTACTTTGTAACCGGATTACCGGGTGAAAGAGATGAGCACAGAGACGAAACGGTAAGATTTATTAATGGAGTGGGGTTAGATTGGAGCGGCTTTAGTGTTGCTATTCCGACAAGAGGCAGTCGATTGTTTAAGATTTGCATAGAAAAAGGGTATATAGATAAGAATGTTGGAATAGGGGAAATTGATGCCGGTAAGATTGCAATAAATACTCCAGAATACTCTTCTGAGTATGTCAAGGATAAAACATATCTCATGAATCTGGATGTAAATTTCGTAAATAATTACAGAATGAAAAACAGAGAATATCGTGTTGCGGCAGATGCTTTTAGCGATGTCATCGAAAGATATGACGATCATGCTTTTGCTTATTATTATCTGTCCAAGGCATTATATGCTTTACATGAAAACCAGAAAGCACAAGACGCGCTGAATAAATATAATGGAATACTTAATAAAGACGCTACATGGAAAAGATATGCTGAATATTTTAGAATCAATTAA
- a CDS encoding TIGR00180 family glycosyltransferase: MVTIIIPTYNRPDRLKRLLGYFSDSGIHGKIIIADSSTSENKKRNKAIVSSYSGMDILYLDHFAPDTIGWVKWGEAIGRSNSKYTVICADDDFIVPKCIDEAVSFLEKNSDFVLADGAYVSFEAGKGAEEKSRFLWRPIYPHKTIDFSDPATRVAFHFANYYPTLFSVHRTYILEMIFKQTVKYSMENGYMGELFCSILSLIYGKSKSLNSLYSAKESISDSYSKVHEDVDDLVDRGSYGALYKKFKQGLVINLCKEARISEEEAGKVIDAGMNIYLKKYYFNSGVRIKKILRETKLPFGLNQVLRSIYVKMLKHKQPKGYSDDLANSENFKKIHEAIMTYLDDK, translated from the coding sequence ATGGTTACTATAATAATTCCAACTTACAATAGACCTGATCGTTTAAAAAGACTCTTGGGCTATTTCAGTGATTCCGGAATCCATGGTAAGATAATAATTGCGGATTCAAGCACTTCTGAAAATAAAAAGAGAAACAAAGCGATCGTTTCGTCTTATTCTGGAATGGATATTTTGTATCTTGATCACTTCGCGCCTGACACTATTGGATGGGTTAAGTGGGGAGAAGCAATCGGCCGATCCAATAGTAAATACACGGTCATTTGCGCAGATGACGATTTTATTGTCCCGAAATGCATAGATGAGGCTGTGAGCTTCCTTGAAAAAAACTCAGATTTTGTCTTGGCGGATGGGGCTTATGTTTCTTTCGAAGCAGGAAAGGGGGCAGAAGAAAAATCACGATTCTTGTGGCGGCCTATCTATCCTCATAAAACAATTGATTTTTCGGATCCGGCAACCAGGGTTGCTTTTCATTTTGCCAATTATTATCCTACTTTGTTTTCAGTGCATCGTACCTATATTCTCGAAATGATCTTTAAACAAACGGTGAAATATTCTATGGAAAATGGATATATGGGAGAGCTTTTTTGTTCAATACTATCTTTGATTTATGGCAAATCGAAAAGTCTTAATAGTCTATATTCAGCCAAAGAATCTATTTCTGATTCATATAGTAAAGTTCATGAAGATGTTGATGATTTGGTTGATAGGGGCAGCTATGGAGCGCTATATAAGAAATTCAAGCAAGGCTTGGTGATAAATTTATGTAAAGAAGCGAGAATAAGCGAGGAAGAAGCTGGCAAGGTCATTGATGCAGGAATGAATATATATCTTAAGAAATATTATTTTAATTCCGGAGTCAGGATTAAAAAAATTCTGCGTGAGACAAAGTTACCGTTTGGACTGAATCAAGTATTGAGATCTATTTATGTAAAAATGCTAAAGCACAAACAGCCCAAAGGCTATTCGGATGATTTGGCCAATAGCGAAAACTTTAAGAAAATTCATGAGGCAATTATGACATATTTAGATGATAAATGA
- a CDS encoding cephalosporin hydroxylase family protein, translating to MQKDPIEQFRVEAIERAKSYQNNEELQRTWQNFHKQIVKAKYAYNFFWLGVPIIQAPQDLQAMQEIIWEVKPDLIIETGIAWGGSIVFSASMLAILEACGKIEHGKVVGIDTDIRPHNKKAILAHPLSSKITMIEGSSTDKAIVRQVMEIAKTKKRVLACLDSNHTHDHVLGELRAYAPMISVGSYFVVGDTGVEDLPSGTTDKDRPWGKGNNPKTAVWEFLKENKDFEIDKSIDSKLIITGSPDGYLKRVR from the coding sequence ATGCAAAAAGATCCAATTGAACAATTTCGAGTTGAAGCAATTGAAAGAGCGAAATCATATCAAAACAATGAAGAGCTTCAAAGAACTTGGCAAAATTTCCACAAACAGATCGTTAAGGCGAAATATGCTTATAACTTTTTTTGGCTTGGAGTGCCAATCATCCAAGCACCACAGGACCTTCAGGCGATGCAGGAGATCATTTGGGAGGTCAAGCCGGACTTGATAATTGAAACCGGCATAGCATGGGGCGGATCTATCGTGTTTAGCGCTTCTATGCTTGCTATTTTGGAGGCATGCGGCAAGATTGAGCATGGAAAAGTTGTTGGCATTGATACCGATATTCGTCCTCATAATAAAAAGGCCATCCTTGCTCATCCTTTGAGCAGTAAAATCACAATGATAGAAGGGTCGAGTACGGATAAGGCAATAGTGCGGCAAGTCATGGAGATCGCAAAGACCAAGAAGAGGGTTCTGGCTTGTTTGGACAGCAATCATACGCATGATCATGTACTTGGCGAATTAAGAGCATATGCTCCAATGATAAGCGTGGGGAGTTATTTTGTCGTTGGGGATACGGGAGTTGAAGATTTGCCTTCTGGGACGACTGATAAAGATCGGCCGTGGGGCAAAGGAAATAATCCTAAAACGGCAGTATGGGAATTTTTAAAAGAAAATAAAGATTTTGAGATTGACAAAAGTATTGATTCAAAACTTATAATTACCGGTTCTCCCGATGGATATTTAAAGCGAGTTAGATAA
- a CDS encoding DegT/DnrJ/EryC1/StrS aminotransferase family protein gives MMIPLSQPDIGEKERKAVLDVLKTPCLALGPKLTEFEEKFSRYIGTKYAVAVNSGTSGLHLIVRALGIGREDEVITSPFSFIASANCILFENAKPVFVDIDPDTLNIDAGKIEKAITDRTKAIVAVDILGHPLDWDRVTKVARKNKLKIIEDSCEAFGAEYRGRKCGTFGEASVFAFYPNKQMTTGEGGMILTDSREIKDLCSSMANQGRKVENGKWLEHVRLGYNYRMCDINAALGIAQLSRINDMFKKRDRVAKLYDKYLGGVDGVSVPYVAPWAKISWFVYVIRLSGKYVRKDRDRIMEKLKDAGIQCSNYFQCIHLQPFYKDLYGYKRGDFPIAENISDHTVALPFYNNLSEDKIKYVVKSLKRII, from the coding sequence ATGATGATTCCCTTGTCTCAGCCGGATATCGGCGAGAAGGAGCGAAAGGCCGTGTTGGACGTTTTAAAAACGCCGTGTTTGGCGTTGGGGCCGAAGTTGACAGAGTTTGAAGAAAAATTTTCCCGCTATATCGGGACAAAATATGCGGTTGCCGTAAATTCAGGAACCAGCGGATTGCATCTCATCGTACGCGCACTCGGTATCGGGCGCGAGGACGAAGTGATAACCTCGCCATTCAGTTTCATAGCTTCGGCAAATTGCATTTTGTTTGAAAATGCGAAACCTGTTTTTGTCGATATTGATCCCGATACTTTGAATATCGATGCCGGAAAAATTGAAAAAGCGATCACAGACAGAACGAAGGCGATAGTGGCGGTGGATATTTTAGGCCATCCGCTGGATTGGGATCGGGTTACAAAGGTGGCAAGAAAAAATAAATTAAAGATAATAGAAGACAGTTGTGAAGCTTTTGGCGCCGAATACAGGGGAAGAAAATGCGGAACATTCGGAGAGGCGTCTGTTTTTGCGTTTTATCCCAATAAACAGATGACGACAGGCGAGGGAGGAATGATCCTGACTGACAGCCGAGAGATAAAAGATCTGTGTTCAAGCATGGCCAATCAGGGAAGGAAGGTTGAAAACGGGAAATGGCTGGAGCATGTCCGTTTGGGATACAACTATCGCATGTGCGATATCAATGCCGCTTTGGGAATAGCGCAGCTCTCAAGGATCAATGATATGTTCAAAAAAAGAGACAGGGTCGCAAAGCTTTATGATAAATATCTTGGTGGCGTCGATGGTGTAAGCGTTCCCTATGTCGCTCCGTGGGCGAAGATCTCATGGTTTGTTTATGTGATCAGGCTTTCTGGTAAATATGTCCGCAAGGACAGGGACAGGATCATGGAAAAATTAAAAGACGCCGGAATACAATGCAGTAATTATTTTCAATGCATTCATCTTCAGCCGTTCTATAAAGATCTGTATGGTTATAAACGCGGCGATTTCCCGATCGCGGAAAATATTTCCGATCACACGGTTGCTCTGCCTTTTTATAATAACCTGAGCGAAGATAAGATAAAGTACGTGGTCAAATCCCTGAAACGGATCATATAA
- a CDS encoding nucleoside-diphosphate sugar epimerase/dehydratase has translation MQLLDRLAKSDIFKKTAGKRTMFFLICDIIFITLSFYLAFILRFDGQIPSQYFFGNIQSSILLALVACVPIFYLSKLYHFSWSYVSTQELIALLRAVSLGFLVIGASLFIFRDYSAFSGFPRSVLVISYFLVLFSTGLIRFSKRIYLNIASGKGEAKNGKRTLIVGAGDAGEQILRSIQTGKQRMYLPIGFVDDNQMKQKVIIHGLKVFGFIDNITEIAKTENIEEMIIALPSAGSKTIKRAVELGRKAGVGNIKILPSMAELIGGKVSIGNIREVEVEDLLGREPVSVDTEKIERFIKDKTVLITGAAGSIGSELSRQVAKFRPRKLLILDQDETGMFYIANELKANFSNLQIVSVIADIRDPNKINEVFKQFKPNIVFHAAAYKHVPLMEENPEEAVKNNIFGMKTVSEASLKHGAEKFVLISTDKAINPTSVMGATKRVGEMISQVLNQKDHTKFVSVRFGNVLGSRGSVIPTFKDQIKRGGPVKVTHPDMKRYFMITSEACLLVMQAAEMGGGGEVFVLDMGEQIKIVDLAREMIKLSGFKPDEDMPIVFTGVRPGEKLYEEILTPKEGTVATKNNKIFIAKLAATDERKLNDGMGKLKNIMYNSNGAEIKRVLKELVPSYSGVSNVESGKSIKSENNSGY, from the coding sequence ATGCAGCTGTTGGATCGTTTGGCAAAAAGCGATATATTCAAGAAAACCGCCGGAAAAAGAACAATGTTTTTTTTGATTTGTGATATAATATTCATAACCTTATCTTTCTATCTGGCATTTATTCTGAGGTTTGACGGGCAGATACCTTCGCAGTATTTTTTTGGAAATATCCAGTCGTCAATTTTACTTGCGCTCGTTGCCTGCGTTCCGATCTTTTATCTCTCCAAGCTGTACCATTTTTCTTGGTCATATGTCAGTACGCAAGAATTGATCGCACTTTTGAGAGCGGTATCTCTCGGGTTTTTGGTCATTGGCGCATCGTTGTTTATTTTCAGGGATTATAGCGCGTTTAGCGGATTTCCCCGCTCGGTTCTCGTGATCAGCTATTTTTTGGTTTTGTTTTCAACCGGGCTGATCCGTTTTTCGAAAAGAATTTATTTGAATATTGCGAGCGGCAAGGGTGAAGCCAAAAATGGAAAAAGGACGTTGATCGTGGGGGCCGGAGACGCGGGGGAGCAGATCCTGCGGAGCATTCAAACGGGAAAACAGAGAATGTATCTGCCGATAGGGTTCGTGGATGACAACCAGATGAAACAGAAAGTTATAATCCATGGCTTGAAAGTCTTTGGTTTTATCGATAATATAACTGAAATCGCAAAGACTGAGAATATCGAGGAGATGATCATTGCGCTTCCATCGGCCGGATCAAAGACCATCAAGAGAGCGGTGGAACTTGGGAGAAAGGCCGGAGTAGGGAATATAAAGATACTTCCGTCGATGGCGGAGTTGATCGGTGGAAAAGTTTCGATCGGGAACATCAGGGAAGTTGAAGTGGAGGATCTTTTGGGCCGGGAGCCCGTGTCGGTTGATACTGAAAAGATCGAAAGATTCATAAAGGATAAAACTGTCCTGATCACAGGCGCGGCAGGTTCGATCGGAAGCGAGCTTTCAAGGCAAGTTGCAAAATTCAGACCCCGGAAGCTTCTTATTTTGGACCAAGATGAAACGGGCATGTTCTATATAGCGAATGAGCTAAAGGCGAATTTTTCCAATTTACAGATTGTTTCAGTTATTGCGGACATCAGAGATCCGAATAAAATAAATGAAGTATTCAAGCAATTCAAGCCGAATATTGTTTTCCATGCGGCCGCCTATAAGCATGTTCCTCTCATGGAAGAGAATCCCGAAGAAGCGGTGAAGAATAATATTTTTGGCATGAAGACCGTTTCGGAAGCTTCTTTGAAACATGGCGCCGAGAAGTTTGTTCTTATATCGACTGACAAAGCGATCAATCCCACTTCGGTCATGGGTGCAACCAAGCGGGTTGGAGAAATGATATCGCAAGTTTTGAATCAAAAGGATCACACCAAGTTTGTTTCGGTGCGATTCGGGAATGTCTTGGGAAGCAGGGGGAGCGTCATTCCCACTTTCAAGGATCAGATAAAGCGGGGTGGACCTGTGAAAGTGACGCATCCGGATATGAAAAGATATTTTATGATCACTTCCGAGGCATGTCTTTTGGTCATGCAGGCGGCGGAAATGGGCGGCGGCGGAGAGGTTTTTGTTCTGGATATGGGCGAGCAGATCAAGATCGTGGATCTTGCAAGGGAAATGATCAAGCTATCCGGCTTTAAGCCCGATGAGGATATGCCGATCGTTTTTACAGGTGTGAGGCCGGGAGAGAAATTATATGAAGAGATCCTGACTCCAAAAGAGGGTACTGTGGCGACAAAGAACAACAAGATATTCATTGCAAAGCTTGCTGCAACGGATGAACGAAAACTTAATGATGGGATGGGAAAATTGAAAAACATCATGTATAATTCAAATGGTGCTGAAATTAAGCGAGTTTTGAAGGAATTAGTGCCAAGCTATAGTGGAGTGTCGAATGTCGAAAGTGGAAAGTCCATAAAGTCAGAAAATAATTCTGGATATTAG
- a CDS encoding ATP-binding protein produces the protein MESNFKKRLILSQIEKHIDHKNAIVITGMRQVGKTTLMRCVFDKIIDKPKLWFDFDNPLDQKIFEDIEYRNIYENLKNQSKAGDDERIFVFVDEIQNFPEITKVMKFLIGQYGVKFFVTGSSNFYLKNLFPESLSGRKFLYELSPLSFREYLYFKEKISFEDAENWNIDKAIKSSNLIDFKKLEVDYTEFITFGGFPEVCLTKDLATKREVLKNIFVSFFEKDLKIISDYRDIRELRDLILLLVPRVGSMLDVTKIASELGVNRVKIYEYLAFLQGTFFIKLIPKYSKSIDRTVAGGRRVYFSDTGILNSIGSVNEGQLFENAVINQLDRFGEIHFYRGKSGSEIDAILDKKIAFEIKTKGTKEYLRDLEKRSEGIGISNSYLVSRDYANIPKTIFGSML, from the coding sequence ATGGAGAGTAATTTCAAGAAAAGGCTTATATTAAGCCAAATAGAGAAGCATATTGATCACAAGAATGCCATTGTGATCACCGGAATGCGACAAGTCGGCAAAACAACGCTTATGCGGTGTGTTTTTGATAAAATTATCGACAAACCCAAACTTTGGTTCGATTTTGATAATCCCCTGGATCAAAAAATATTTGAAGATATTGAATATCGGAATATTTATGAAAATCTGAAAAATCAATCGAAAGCAGGGGACGACGAGAGAATTTTTGTTTTTGTCGATGAAATTCAAAACTTTCCTGAGATCACAAAGGTGATGAAGTTTCTGATAGGTCAGTATGGCGTGAAGTTTTTTGTGACAGGGTCATCAAACTTTTATCTAAAAAACCTTTTCCCGGAGTCATTAAGCGGGCGAAAATTTCTTTACGAATTGTCCCCCCTGTCATTTCGAGAATATTTATATTTTAAGGAGAAAATCTCATTTGAGGATGCGGAAAATTGGAATATCGATAAGGCCATTAAATCTTCAAATTTGATCGATTTCAAAAAGCTGGAAGTGGATTACACGGAATTCATTACGTTTGGAGGGTTTCCTGAAGTTTGCCTCACGAAGGATCTGGCGACAAAGCGAGAAGTTCTAAAAAACATATTTGTGTCTTTTTTCGAAAAAGATCTGAAAATTATTTCAGACTATAGGGATATCCGTGAACTTCGGGACCTCATTCTTCTTCTTGTCCCGCGGGTCGGTTCAATGCTTGATGTGACGAAAATTGCTTCCGAACTGGGCGTAAACAGAGTGAAGATATATGAATACCTCGCTTTTTTGCAAGGCACTTTCTTCATAAAACTTATCCCAAAATATTCAAAGAGCATCGATCGCACGGTGGCTGGAGGGAGGCGTGTGTATTTTTCTGATACGGGCATTCTTAATTCGATTGGAAGCGTGAATGAAGGGCAGCTTTTTGAGAATGCAGTTATCAATCAGCTGGACAGATTCGGAGAAATCCATTTTTATAGGGGAAAAAGCGGGTCGGAAATAGATGCAATATTGGATAAAAAAATTGCTTTTGAAATTAAAACTAAAGGAACAAAGGAATATTTAAGGGATCTGGAAAAGAGATCCGAAGGAATTGGAATTTCAAACAGTTATTTGGTAAGCAGGGATTATGCGAATATTCCAAAAACGATCTTTGGGTCGATGCTTTAG
- a CDS encoding O-antigen ligase family protein, giving the protein MSKRKKNRYRQDDIVNNPKRDYTKYYLFIIKAGIVACLFLPLLVVHSHMFAMQVGKVLVFRTIIEIIAFFYIILIIKKEEYRPKWGLFELSIAAFIMVYLLTSLTGVNFLRSFWGTTERMGGFFTMLHFWAYFMILISVFRTKKDWKILFSVSIFVAVISSMYAFGQSAFFWRDILPWIKSENINIYTEIARYVTTDNFVIINDWRTFGMIGNAGPFAGYIMFNVLLGLYVISSARSIKNKFSGIIALLFLFSALSGAGTRSAYIAILAGFAVLSVINVILSKKKKMRIVSVLFILLLIIGSGIVWANKKEDWVKNSTILSRMVSISFENNESRTMTWESSWKGFADRPLLGAGPENYNVVFNKYFNPLHFTGYGSTSWYDKAHNIFLDILTTMGIVGLLSYLGIFAIIYWFLIKNRRKARENLPAFALIASLPVAYFVQNMFWFDDFSSYLMLFMFFAFVSNFFNHGLGFEYSAEKGKKVTDFIRRKLSLKASAAGGDSGNIIIAVAGIVLIFSTYSANFKAWRFHDLTTVAVGAISLNADDSFLWYKEAMKNSTYLGRQELYKRFGNYANAKYVLSDPGDRRKTEEFQANLKFAISEMENAVAENKEDVQFYSLLGALYNKYYSNFREPEYIDKAEKTLQRAVELSPERETVYYEYGQAMVFKKDYKKAIELFKKGVDLNPPVPISHWYLGMAYLNAKEYGLADSEISEAIKLGYGYKTIKDLLSITPIYIELKDYQRLEKIYLDVLELDQNNPEIYVSLALVYRELGDKTGAIKMAEKAISLDESFRVEGEKFIDELEGGK; this is encoded by the coding sequence ATGAGTAAAAGAAAGAAAAATAGATATAGACAGGATGATATTGTTAACAATCCCAAAAGGGACTATACGAAATATTATCTCTTTATTATAAAGGCAGGGATCGTCGCTTGTCTTTTTTTGCCGTTGCTCGTTGTTCATTCCCATATGTTTGCAATGCAGGTAGGAAAGGTTCTAGTGTTCCGGACTATTATTGAAATAATAGCCTTTTTTTATATTATTTTGATTATCAAAAAAGAGGAGTATCGTCCGAAATGGGGTTTGTTCGAGCTTTCAATCGCGGCATTTATAATGGTTTATCTATTGACTTCTTTAACGGGTGTGAACTTTCTCAGGAGTTTTTGGGGAACAACTGAAAGAATGGGTGGGTTTTTCACAATGCTCCACTTCTGGGCATATTTTATGATCCTGATTAGCGTGTTTCGAACAAAAAAAGACTGGAAGATACTTTTTTCTGTTTCGATCTTTGTGGCGGTCATTTCGTCAATGTATGCGTTCGGGCAGAGCGCATTTTTTTGGAGAGATATTCTTCCATGGATAAAATCCGAAAATATCAATATATATACGGAAATAGCCAGATATGTTACGACTGATAATTTTGTCATCATCAATGACTGGAGAACTTTCGGTATGATCGGGAATGCAGGGCCCTTTGCGGGATATATTATGTTTAATGTCCTTCTGGGGTTGTATGTTATCAGTTCGGCAAGAAGCATTAAAAATAAATTCAGTGGCATTATCGCACTCTTGTTTCTATTTTCCGCTTTGTCTGGTGCAGGCACGAGAAGTGCATACATCGCAATTCTGGCGGGATTTGCCGTTTTATCGGTTATAAATGTCATTTTGTCCAAAAAAAAGAAGATGAGGATCGTTTCCGTCTTGTTCATTCTATTATTAATTATTGGAAGCGGAATTGTTTGGGCTAATAAGAAAGAGGATTGGGTCAAAAATAGTACTATACTTTCGAGGATGGTTAGTATATCTTTTGAAAATAATGAATCCAGGACTATGACGTGGGAATCATCCTGGAAAGGATTTGCCGATAGGCCCTTATTGGGAGCGGGGCCCGAGAATTATAATGTTGTTTTTAATAAGTATTTCAATCCTCTGCATTTCACGGGATATGGTTCGACTTCTTGGTACGACAAGGCTCATAATATATTTCTTGATATTTTGACGACTATGGGAATTGTGGGACTGTTGAGCTATCTTGGCATCTTTGCCATAATTTATTGGTTCTTGATCAAAAACAGGAGAAAAGCGCGGGAGAATCTGCCGGCATTTGCGCTGATCGCTTCGCTTCCCGTTGCTTATTTTGTCCAGAATATGTTCTGGTTCGATGACTTTTCAAGTTATCTGATGCTTTTCATGTTTTTCGCATTCGTGAGCAATTTTTTCAACCATGGACTTGGGTTTGAATATAGTGCCGAAAAGGGAAAGAAAGTTACGGATTTTATCCGGAGGAAATTATCTCTCAAGGCTTCTGCTGCGGGCGGCGATAGCGGGAATATCATTATCGCGGTTGCGGGAATTGTTTTAATTTTTTCCACTTATTCTGCCAATTTCAAAGCTTGGAGATTCCATGATCTGACAACCGTTGCTGTCGGGGCAATCTCGCTTAATGCAGATGATTCATTTCTGTGGTACAAGGAAGCTATGAAAAATTCGACTTACCTTGGGAGGCAGGAGCTTTATAAGCGTTTTGGAAATTACGCCAATGCGAAATATGTGCTTTCTGATCCGGGAGATCGGCGCAAGACGGAAGAATTCCAAGCCAATCTGAAGTTTGCCATATCCGAGATGGAAAATGCGGTAGCGGAAAACAAAGAAGACGTGCAATTCTATTCGCTTTTGGGTGCGCTCTATAACAAATATTACAGCAATTTCAGGGAGCCGGAATATATAGACAAAGCCGAAAAGACTTTGCAAAGGGCGGTTGAGCTCAGTCCTGAGCGCGAGACTGTGTATTATGAATATGGCCAGGCTATGGTTTTCAAAAAAGATTACAAGAAAGCAATCGAGTTATTTAAGAAGGGGGTTGACCTGAACCCTCCTGTTCCCATCTCGCATTGGTATCTTGGAATGGCTTATCTTAATGCAAAGGAATATGGTTTGGCGGATTCTGAGATCAGTGAGGCGATCAAGCTGGGGTATGGATATAAAACGATCAAAGATTTGCTCAGTATCACTCCGATCTATATCGAACTCAAGGACTATCAAAGACTTGAGAAGATATATCTGGATGTTTTGGAACTTGATCAAAATAATCCTGAAATCTATGTATCTCTGGCGTTGGTCTATAGAGAGCTTGGTGACAAAACCGGTGCGATCAAGATGGCGGAAAAGGCTATATCTTTGGACGAATCATTCAGGGTTGAAGGGGAGAAATTTATTGATGAATTGGAAGGTGGGAAGTAG